The sequence CCGGGCGCCTCCTCGGCGATGAAGTGCCCGCAGTTCACCGGCACGTGCCGCAGGTCCGGCGCCCACGCCCGCCACCGGGCGGCGGCATCGAAGCCCAGCATCGCGCCCCAGTCCTGTTGCAGCACGGTGACCGGCATGGCCAGCGTCCGCCCGGCCGCCCGGTCGGCCCGGTCGTGCTCGACGTCGATGCCGGCCGAGGCGCGGTAGTCGGCGACGATCGACGGCACCGCGTTCCGGCTCGCCCGCAGGTACGCGTCCCGCACCGGCGCCGGGATCGTCGCCGGGTCGCCGGCCCACAGGTCGAGGAAGTGGCCGAAGAACTCGTCGGCGCACGCCGCGATCATCCGCTCCGGCAGGCCCGCCGGCTGCGCCATCAGGTACAGGTGGAAGCCGACCTTCGCGCTCGCGCCGTGCATCACCTCCCACATGTCCAGGGTGGGCAGCACGTCCAGGCAGGCCAGGTGGGTGACCGTGCCGGGGTGGTCGAGCCCGGCCCGGATCGCCACCAGGGCGCCACGATCGTGACCGGCCAGCGCGAACCGGTCGTGGCCGAGCTCCCGGGCCAGCGTGACGATGTCCGCGGCCATCGTCCGTTTGGCGTACGTGTCCGGGCCGTCCTCGGCGGGTTTGTCGCTGGCCCCGTACCCGCGCAGGTCCGGGCAGATCACCGTGTGGTCGGCGGCCAGGCCGGCGATCACGTGCCGCCACATCAGATGGGTCTGCGGGAAGCCGTGCAGCAGCACGACCGGGCGGCCCGACCCGGCCACCGCGGCGTGCAGCGCCACCCCGTCCGCCACCGGGACCCGTACGTACTCGACGTTCATGGTGTGCACCTCTCGGTTCGTCGTCGGGCGCAACTGTCGCGGATCCGGATGAGCAGACGATGAGCGTCGCCGGTAGCGTGGCGGGACGAAGGGCGGGGTGACGGTGCGTGACGAGACTCAGCCGGCGCCGGGCGCGGGGCTCCGGTTCCACGAGTGCGGTCCGGCGCGTGACGACGTCCCGCTGCCGGACGGACGGGTCCGGTTCGGTGTGCTCGGGCCGGTGACCGCCGAGGACGAGAACGGCGCGCCGGTCGCCCTGCGGGGCCCGATGCACCGGGCGGTGCTGGCCCGGCTGCTGCTGGCGCGGGGCCGGGTGGTGCCGGTCACCGACCTGGTCGACGACCTCTGGGTGTCGCCGCCGGCCGGCGCGGTCGCCGCGATCCGGACCTTCGTCGCGGCGTTGCGCCGCTCGCTCGAACCCGGGCGCCCGCCCCGGACCCCGGCCCGCCTGCTGGTCACCCGGGGCGCCGGCTACCTGCTGCAGGCGGGCCCGGACGACGTGGACGCCTGGCGGTTCGAGCGGGCGGTCACGGCGGCCGCCACGATGCAGCCGCCGGCCGCGCTGGCCGCGCTCGACGAGGCGTTGAGCTGGTGGCGCGGCCCGGCGTACGCGGATTTCAGGGACGCGGCCTGGACCCGCGCCGACCGGGCCCGGCTCGCCGAGCTGCGGCTGCAGGCCGCCGAACGGCGCGCACAGGCCCGCCTCGACCTGGGCCGCGCCGCCGACGCCGTGCCGGACCTGGACGAGCACGTCACCGCGCACCCGTGGCGGGAGGAGGGCTGGCGGCTGCTGGCCCTGGCGCTCTACCGCACCGGGCGGCAGGGCGACGCGCTGGCCGTCCTGCGCCGGGCCCGCGCCCTGCTCGCCGGCCGGCTCGGCCTCGACCCGGGAGCGGCCCTGCGCGCCCTGGAGTCGGACATCCTGCGCCAGGCGCCGCACCTGGACCGGCGCGACGCGGCCGAGGAGGTCTGGGCCCGCGCCACCCTGGCCTACGACCGGCTGGCGCCGGGCCGCTCGCGGGTCCGGCTGGAGTCCGCCGTCGGCCTGCTGCGCAACCTCGCGGTGACCGGGCCGGGCGGCCTGCAGGAGGCCCGGGAGCAGCGCGCGGCGGCCGTCGCCGCGGCCGAGCGGCTCGGCGATCCGGAGCTGACCGCCCGGGTGATCGGCGCCTACGACGTGCCGGCGATCTGGACCCGCGCCGACGACCCGGGGCAGGCCGCGGCCGTCGTCACCGCCGCCGAACACGCGCTGTCCGCGTTGCCCGCGGCCGGCCACGATCCGGTACGGGCCCGCCTGCTGGCCACGATCGCGCTGGAGTCACGCGGCGCCCGCCACCGCCGGCCGCGTGCGTGCGCCGAGCAGGCCGAGGCGCTGGCCCGCGCGCTCGACGACCCGGCCCTGTTGGCGTTCGCCCTCAACGGGGTGTTCATGCAGAGCTGCCGGCGCACCGGGCAGGCGCGGGCCCGCGACGCGATCGGCGCCGAACTGGTCACGCTCGCCACCCGGCACGCCATGCCGACCGTGCGGGTGCTCGGGCACCTGATCCGGCTGCAGTCCGGGGCCGCGGTCGCCGATTTCCCCGCCGCCGACCGGCACGCCGCCGCCGCCGACGAGCTCGCCCGGCGTCACGACCTGCCGCTGGCCACGGTCTTCACCGACTGGTACCGGGCGTTGCGCGCCGACGTGGCCGCTCGCGCCCCGGTGGCGCGGGCCGAACGCGCGTACCGGGCGGCGGCGGCGCGTTCGGACCGGGCCGGTATGCCCGGGCTCAGCGTCGGGCTGCTGCCGCTGGCGCTGCTCGGGCTGCGGCTGCGGCACGGCCTGCCGCCGGTCGACGAGGGCGGGTGGGGGCCGTACGAGCCGTGGGTGCGCCCGGTGCTCGAGCCCGGCCGGGCGGCCCTGGGCGACGTGCCGGAACCGCCGGCCGACCTGTTGGCCGAGGCGATGTGGACGCTGCTCGCCCGGGCCGCACTCACGGCCGGTGACCGTGCCGCCATGGCCCGGGCCCGGGACGCGCTGGCCCCGGCGGCGGGGGAGTGGGCCGGGGCGGCCAGCGGGGTGCTCACCTTCGGGCCGGTCACCGAGCACCTGCGGCAGCTCGACGCCGGGCTGTCGCCCGACGCGCCGGGTACGCGCCTCCTGACGTTCTGAGCCCGGGACCGGCGGTCTCCGGCGCCGGTGATGTGCCACGGCGCGGCCTCGCGCCCCGGCCCCGGTGGGCACCCCGCACGTCGGTGCCGTGCGCCTGGCCGGGACGTGGTCATCGCCGGTTGCCGCCGGCGGATCACCCGTCCGGAAAATCCTCCGGAAGGTGTTGGCACTCGGGGCGGAGGAGTGCTAAATAGTTACTTGTCGCTGCTGGTCCGGCGCGGTGGTGCACCGCGAGGGATCGGGCAGCAACTCGGCAGATTCGATCTTTAGCCGAGCGCCACGTGCCCGCCGGACGGTCCGGCGGACATTCTCGAGGAGGTGTTCGTGGTGCTGACTTTCGATCCTTTCCGCGAGTTCGACCGCCTCGCCGGGCAGATGTTCGGCACCGGTTCCGCTGTCAGCGGCGCCGCCGGCCTGGCGATGCCGATGGACCTGTATCGATCCGGTGACCATTTCGTGCTGCACTGCGACCTGGCCGGCGTCGACCCGGGATCGGTGCAGATCGACGTGGACCGGCGGGTTCTGACCATCCGTGCCGAGCGTTCCGCCCGCACCGACGACGACGTGCAGTGGCTGCGCCGGGAGCGCCCGACCGGCACCTTCGAGCGGCGCCTCACCCTGGGTGACGGGCTGGATCTCGACAAGATCTCCGCGACCTGGCAGGACGGCGTGCTCACCCTGACCATCCCGGTCGCCGAGGCCGCCAAGCCGCGCCGCATCGAGATCACCACCGGTAAGCAGCACGAGGTCGTCGAGGGCTCCACCACGCAGGCGCCGGCGCTCACCGAGTCCTGACACCTCGGGCCCGCGCTGGGCGGGAGGTTGCTGCCGCCCAGCCGGGAACTCCCATCCTGGTGACTGCGCGCCGACGGGCCGGGGCCGGAAGGTTTCTTCCGCCCCGGCCCGTCGGCGCCCGGCCCCGGGCGCGCCGAGCGCCGTGTCCACACCGAACACCCTGGCCGAGGAGTACCTGGACCTGCAACGCCGCGCGCACCTGCAGCGCATGCGCGAGCTCACCGCGGTCCAGCGGACCGGCGGTCTCGTCGACCTGCTGCGACGGCCGGGTCACCGCGCTGGACAGGATCCCGTCGTGATCGGACCGGGCCTGCGTCTGGCCGTGGCGGGCGGCCGGGAGGCCCGCACCCGCTTCGGCGGCCTCCGGCCGGGCGGGCCGAGGGCCGGTGGGATCGCCGGTCCGCAATGGATCACGCACCGGCTAGGCTGCGCGCATGCGGCTCGGCGTCAATCTTCCCCAGACCCAGCGGTACGACCTGGCCCGCGACGTCACCGAGTTCGCCCGGGCGGCCGAGGAGATCGGCTTCGACAGCCTGTGGGTCTACGAGCGGCTCCTGGCCCCGCAGGACACCAGCGGCGCGCACGGACTGTACGGCGTGCCCGGCCTGCCCTGGCCACAGAGTTACGCGCACACCACCGACGCGCTGGTCACGCTCACCCTGGCGGCGGCCGTGACCAGCCGCGTCGAGCTCGGCACCGGGGTGCTGGTGCCCGGCCTGCACCTGCCGCTGCGGCTGGCCCGCAGCCTGGCGGCGCTGGACGCGGCGGCCGGCGGGCGGCTCATCGCCGGTCTGGGCAGCGGCTGGTCGATCGACGAGTTCGAGGCCACCGCGCCGCGGCCGATCGCCGAGCGCGGGGCGGCGCTGGACGAGTTCCTGGACATCGCGGCCGCCGTCTGGGGGCCGGACCCGGTGTCGTACGCGAACGACCGGTACCGCCTCGCGCCGAGCCGGATCAACCCGAAGCCGGCCCGCCGCGTCCCGGTCTACCTGGCCGGCGGCAACCGGGCGGCGCTGGACCGCATCGTCCGGCGCGCCGACGGGTGGCTGCCGACCGGCATCCCGCCGCAGCGGGTCGCCCGGGTGCTGGCGCGTTTGCGCGCGCAGGCCACCGCGGCCGGGCGGGACCCGGCCGGGATCGGGTGCGTGTTCCAGCTGGGTGTGCGCAGCCTCGACGCGGTGCCCGCGGCCGGGCGTGCGCCGTACACCGGCAGCCCGGCGCAGCTCGCCGAGGACGTCGCCGCGCTGGCCGCGGCCGGCGTCGATCATGTGTACGTGACGCTGTCCTCGGCGGCGCGCGACCTCCAGGAGCTGATCGCGGCGGCCCGGGCGCTGCACGCCGCGGTCCGGGCCACCGGACTCTGAGCGGGCCCGCGGCGGGCGGCCGCGCTCACCCGGTGGTGATCTCGATGCGGCGGGGTCCGGCCGTGTCCCGCTTGGCGACACGGATGGTGAGGACGCCGTCGGCCAGCTCGGCGGTGATCCGGTCCGGGTCGGCGTCGGCCGGCAGGCTGATGCGGTACGCGAAGCGGCCGATCCGGCGGGTGCGGCCCCGCGACCAGCCTCCGCGCGGGCGTCCGGCCGTCCCGCCGCGCACGCGAAGCTCGGCGCCGCTCGACTCGATGGTGAGGTCGTCCGCCCGCAGACCGGGAACGTCCAGCTCGATCACGTACGCCTCGAAGGTCTCGGTGAGGTCGGCCGGTGACCGCCACCCGCCGCCGCCGAGTGCGCCGAACGCGCCGTCGAACAGCTCGTCGAAGCGGCTCTGCAGATCCTGCACCTGCCGCCACGGGTCCCACGGACCGGCCGGGGCGCCGTCGGCGGGAATCATCGACTCGGCCATGCCGCACCCCTCCGGGCAGGTCTCGGTGGCACCCGGTAGAAAACGTTCTGACCAGCATATCCGCTTCCGGATCGAGCGCGCGCCGGCCCGGTCGCGCCGGCCGAACCGGTTCCGGCGCCGCGCCGGTTCGACCGCCGGTTCCGGCGCCGCGCCGGTTCGACCGCCGGTTCCGGCGCCGCGCCGGTTCGACCGCCGGTTCCGGCGCCGCGCCGGTTCGACCGGCTGCACCGGCCGGCCGGATCAACCGTGCCGGTCCGGCCGCGCCGTGCCGGTCCGGGTCAGCGGTGGCGGAGCTCGGTGCACCGGGCCACCGCGGCGGCCAGGACGGCGCCGGCCACCGGGGCGAGCAGGTACACGCCCAGCAGGTGCGTCTGGCCGGACAGCAGCGCCGGGCCGAACTGCCGGGCGGGGTTCGCCGAACCCCCGGTCAGCTGGCCGAGCAGCGCGCCCTGCAGCCCGAACATCAGGCCCATCAGCCACGGCAGCGGCACCCGCGGGGCCCGCCGCAGCGCCCGGCACAGCACCGCGATGATGACGGCCAGCACGGCCGCCTCCACGACGGCGACCACCGTGCCGCCGATCCCGGCCGCCGGGCGGATCACCGTCCACCGCACCGGTGCGTCCGACAGCGCCGGCCCCCAGACCGCCCGGGCGAGCACCGTCGCGGCGACCGAGGCGGCCATCTGCGCGACGACGTAGGGCAGGACCCGGCGGGCCGGCATCCGTCCGAAAACGAGCAGTGCCAGAGTGATCGCCGGGTTCATCTGGGCGCCCGTCCAGCGGCCCGGCCGGGACAGCACGAACCCGACGATCGTCAGGCCCACCAGCGTCGACACCACGAGGCCGCGCAGCCAGGACCCGGCCGTCGGGCCGCCCGGGTGCGCCGGGCCCGCGCCCCACCGCACCAGGGTGCTGACGGTGAACATGAAAGCCGTGGTCAGGCCGCACTCGCCGAGCGCCATCCGGAGATCGGCCGGGGTGGGCCGCAGAACGCGGGTGAGGGTGCGCGCCGGGGCGCGGCGGGGACGTACGGCTGTCACCATCATGGATCAAGACTCGACCCGCGCCGGTCCTGATGATCAGTGCCGATGGGCCCGGGCGCCGGTGCGCGACGGCCCGGTGCGAGCGGGCGGGTGTCCGGCACCGGTCGATGCGGTCCACATCGGGGACCCGGGTTCGATCCGCCGGACCGCGGCCGCGCGCGACCGGGTGATGCCGGGCACAGTGCGCCGGTGGACCGCCCCGGGCGGTTACCGCGCGGCGACCCCGGGTAGATCGAGCGGCCGTGCCGATCAAACTGCGCCACCGTGTCCGATTACGACCGCGGTCCGTGGGACGCCGCCTGCGCCGCGCGGCGCTGCCGGCGGCCGAGGCGACCGCCGCCGCCGTGCTGGCCTGGGTGGTCGCGGGCCGGGTGCTGGGCCACGCCGCCCCGGTCTTCGCGCCGTCCGCCGCGCTGATCGTCCTGGGTGAGTCGCGGGGACGCCGGATGCGGCAGAGCGTCGAGATCATGCTGGGCGTCGCCGCCGGGGTGCTGGTCGCGGAACTGGCCGTCACGATCCTCGGCGGTGGCACCGGCGCCATCGTCGCCGTCCTGGTGCTGGCGACCGCTCCGATGATGGCGGCCGGCGCGAGCAGCACCCTGGTCGTGCAGGCCGCGGCGTCCGCTCTGTACCTGGTCGCGGTCGCCGCGCCGCACGGCGACCCGATGCCGTTCCGGTTCGCCGAGGCGCTGATCGGCGGTCTGGTGGCGCTGGCCACCAGCCAGTTCGTCGCCGCCCGCAACCCGCTGGCCCCGCTGGTCGCCGAGGCCCGGCGGACCTTCGCCGGCCTGGCCGGGCTGCTCGAGGACATCGGCGCCGCGCTCCAGCGGGGCGACGAGCCGGCCGCCGAGGCGGCACTGGACCGGGCGCACCGGATGCACGACTGCGCCGAACGGATGCGTGCCACGGTGCGCGCCGCCGGCGAGACCCTGCGGTTGCGCGTGCGGCGGCGCCGGCGACTCGGGCAGATCCGTGAGGTCGAGGCGACCACCCACCAGCTGGATCACGTGGTCGGCAACGTCGGGGTGCTGGCCCGCAACGCGGTGACCGTGACCCGGCTGCACGCCGCCGTGCCGGCGCAGCTCAGCCAGGCCGTGCAGGCGCTGGCGGCCGCGGTCCGCGCCGCGGGGGAGGCCCTGGCCAACGATCTGAGCGGGCACGACGACCCGGCCCGGCACGCCGGTGCGGCGGAGGACAGCGCGCTGACCGCCGTCCGGATCGCCGCGGAGCTGCTCGCGTCAGGGCCGCCCCTGCCGCTCGCCATGATCATCGGGCAGATCCGGCTGACCGCCGTCGACCTGCTCCGCGGGATCGGCCACGACCACGACGCCGTCCGGGGGCGGGTGGACGAGGCCCTCGGCCTGAGCTGAGCCGGCCGGATAGCGGACCCGGCCCGGCGGCGCGACGGTCCGTACGATCCGGTCGCCGGGCTCGGCCTGCGGGAAGCTCAAGCTCGTGAAGCGGGACATGCCTCGCTCATCGGCACCGGCGTCCCGTTTCCAAGAATCCCGGGACGAGCGCGGGTCACGCCGGCCGCGGCACAGCGAAACGGCTCCCCCGTCCGGGGGGAGCCGTTTCGTCGTGCGCCGCGGCCGGCGTCACTGCTGGGTGTCGCCGGCCCCGGTGCGCTGCTGGGCCATGTCCACACCCTTGTCCACCTGCTCGGAGTACTTGTTGCCGGTGCGGTTGTCGACCTGGTCGCCGGCCTTGTCGATGCCCTTGTCGACCTGCTCGTCGTGCTTGTCGGCGAAGTCCTTCGCCTTGTCAAGGAAGCTCATGCTCAATCTCCTTCGGCGTTGTGCCTTTCGCCATGCCCGGTCGGCGGGCGGGCAAACACCGGCCCGCCGGTGAACTGCCGGGCCGGTCGGTGACCGTGGGGACGATCACCGCCGGTCCCGCGAGCGGTCACCACACACGCGCATGCGCTCACGGGGGTCACCCGGTCGGTGCGATACGCGGGTCCGGCCGGACCGAGACGGTAGTTTCTAACGCGGCCCGAGGACGATGGGGGAGCCGCTGGTGACTGCGTCGATGACGACGAACACGGAGAAGGACAGCCGGATCGGCTCGCTGGAAGCGCTGGCCGTGCTGCTGGTGCTGCTGGTGCTGCTGCGCGGGCGGCTGGCCGGGCTGCTCTCCGGGGCCGGCTTGCAGACCTGGGCCACGGTTTTCGTGTCCGTGCTGGTGCAGGCCGCGCCGTTCCTGGTGTTCGGCGTGGTGCTGTCCGCGGTCATCGCGGTGTTCGTACCCCGGGGTTTCTGGGCCCGGGCGCTGCCCGGCCATCCCGCGCTGGCCGTGCCGGCCGCCGGTGTCGCCGGCGTCGTGCTGCCCGGCTGCGAGTGCGGCAGCGTCCCGATCGCCGGGTCCCTGATCCGGCGCGGCGTCACCCCGGCCGCCGCGCTCGCCTTCCTGCTCGCCGCCCCGGCGATCAATCCGATCGTGCTGACCGCCACCGTCGTCGCGTTCCCCGGCCAGCCGCAGGTGGCCGTCGCCCGCGGCCTGGCCAGCCTGGTGGTCGCGGTCACGATGGGGTGGTTGTGGCTGCGCCTGGGCCGCGCCGAGTGGATCAGGCTGCCGCACCGCCCGGATCTCGACGACACGTCCCGGGCGCGGGCGTTCTGGGCGGCCTGCCGGCACGACGTCATGCACGCCGGCGGGTTCCTGGTGCTCGGCGCGGCCGCCGCGGCCACCATCAACGTGCTCGTCCCGGCCCGGTGGCTGCAGAGCCTGGCCGCCGACCCGGTGATCTCGGTGCTCGCGCTGGCCACCCTGGCCGTGCTGCTGTCGATCTGCAGCGAGGCGGACGCGTTCGTCGCCGCCTCGCTGTCGCAGTTCTCGCTGACCGCACGGCTGGTCTTCCTGGTGGTCGGCCCGATGGTCGACCTCAAGCTGATCTCGATGCAGGCGGGCGTGTTCGGCCGCCGGTTCGCGATGCGCTTCGCCCCCGCGACGTTCGTCGCCGCCGTCCTGGTCGGCACCGGCTTCGGGCTGGCCCTGCGGTGAGCCGGATGACCCAGGCGGTGATCATGCTGCTGTTCGGCGGCGCGATCGTCAAGGCCACGCTCACCGACGTCTACCTGCGATACGTCAAGGAGGGCCTGCGGCCGTTCCTGCTGCTGGCCGGGATCCTGCTGGTCGCGGCCGCGGTCATGACCATCTGGTACGACCTGCGCCCGACCCGGCACGCCGAGCCCGAGGACGGGCACGGGCACGGGCACGGGCACCACGAGCCTCGCGTCGGCTGGCTGCTCCTGCTGCCGGTGCTCGGGCTGCTGCTGATCTCGCCGCCGGCGCTCGGGTCGTACGCGGCGAACCAGTCCGGCAGCGTCGGACCGGCCGCCGCCTCCGACTATCCGCCGCTGCCCGACGGCGACCCGGTCGAGGTGAGTCTGCTCGACTACGCCTCCCGGGCCGTCTTCGACAGCGGTCGTAGCCTCGCCGGGCGCACCGTGCGGCTCACCGGCTTCATCACCGCCGGTGCGGACGGCCGGCCGATGCTCGCCCGCATGGTCCTGACCTGCTGCGCGGCCGACGGGCGACCGATCAAGATCGGACTGGCGGGCGCGCCGATCGACGCGCCCGCGGACGCCTGGGTCGAGCTGGTCGGCGTCTACACCAGCCAGGTCGGCACCGACCCGGTCAACCGGGCCCCGATCGCGTACCTCGACGTCCGCTCCTGGCAGGAGGTCGACCAGCCGAAACAGCCGTACGCATGACGGCCCGGACGATCGGTGTCCTGCTGGTCGCCCTCGCCGCCGGCGGCGCGCTGCTCGCCGGCCGGGCGGACCGGCCGGCGCCCGCGCCGGCCCGGAGCACCGACCCGGTCACCGTGGCGGGCGCATGGCCCCACGCCCAGCGGGCCGACCTGCCCGCCGCTCTGCCCGACGGGTCGCTGTTCACGCCGAAGCTGTATCTCGACGCGGGCACCGCGATCGGCACCGCGCGCACGCCCGGTGAGCGCTCCACCCGCCTGCTGCTGCGCACCGCCGGCACCCTCCGCGAACTGCGCCGGGCGCACGCCGAGTTCGACAACCTCGCCGCCGCCGGGGACGACGTCGCCTGGACCGAGACGGGGGAGCGGGCCGCGACGCGGATCTGGGCGGTGAACCGTGCCGACGGCCGGGCGCCGCGCCGGCTCACCGCGGACACCGGCAACGCCGTCTTCTTCGGCAACCAGCACGACCTGGTGCTCGCCGGCGGCCGGGTGCACTGGGCCGCGGCACCGCGGCGCGCCGGCTCCACCGAGATCCGGTCGGTGGCGCTCACCGGTGGCCCGGTCGCCGTGCGGCGCTTCACCGGCGAGTGGGCGCTGACCGCCTGGCCGTGGCTGACCAGTGCCGCGGGCGGCCCGTCCGGCCGCACGCGACTGAAGGACATGACCACCGGCCGCACCGTCGAGGTGCCCGTCTCCGCCGGTGAGCAGAGCGAGTGCAACCCCGCCTGGTGCCGCGTACTCGTCTCGGACGGCACCGGCCTGGTCCGGATCGACGTGATGCGCCCGGACGGCTCGGCGCGCCGCCGCGTCGCCGGTGCGACCTCCGGCGCCGCCGTCAGCGACGTGGCGATCCTGGACCGCTTCGAGATCCTGTCCGAGACCGGCCCGCAGTCCGACCTCACCGGCACCGCGGGCCTGTCCGTCCACGACCTCGCCAGCGCCCGCACCGTGACCGTCACTCCCGCCGCGACCAGCGCCTCCGCCCGGG is a genomic window of Actinoplanes teichomyceticus ATCC 31121 containing:
- a CDS encoding alpha/beta fold hydrolase yields the protein MNVEYVRVPVADGVALHAAVAGSGRPVVLLHGFPQTHLMWRHVIAGLAADHTVICPDLRGYGASDKPAEDGPDTYAKRTMAADIVTLARELGHDRFALAGHDRGALVAIRAGLDHPGTVTHLACLDVLPTLDMWEVMHGASAKVGFHLYLMAQPAGLPERMIAACADEFFGHFLDLWAGDPATIPAPVRDAYLRASRNAVPSIVADYRASAGIDVEHDRADRAAGRTLAMPVTVLQQDWGAMLGFDAAARWRAWAPDLRHVPVNCGHFIAEEAPGLVVEELRKLLDR
- a CDS encoding AfsR/SARP family transcriptional regulator — translated: MRDETQPAPGAGLRFHECGPARDDVPLPDGRVRFGVLGPVTAEDENGAPVALRGPMHRAVLARLLLARGRVVPVTDLVDDLWVSPPAGAVAAIRTFVAALRRSLEPGRPPRTPARLLVTRGAGYLLQAGPDDVDAWRFERAVTAAATMQPPAALAALDEALSWWRGPAYADFRDAAWTRADRARLAELRLQAAERRAQARLDLGRAADAVPDLDEHVTAHPWREEGWRLLALALYRTGRQGDALAVLRRARALLAGRLGLDPGAALRALESDILRQAPHLDRRDAAEEVWARATLAYDRLAPGRSRVRLESAVGLLRNLAVTGPGGLQEAREQRAAAVAAAERLGDPELTARVIGAYDVPAIWTRADDPGQAAAVVTAAEHALSALPAAGHDPVRARLLATIALESRGARHRRPRACAEQAEALARALDDPALLAFALNGVFMQSCRRTGQARARDAIGAELVTLATRHAMPTVRVLGHLIRLQSGAAVADFPAADRHAAAADELARRHDLPLATVFTDWYRALRADVAARAPVARAERAYRAAAARSDRAGMPGLSVGLLPLALLGLRLRHGLPPVDEGGWGPYEPWVRPVLEPGRAALGDVPEPPADLLAEAMWTLLARAALTAGDRAAMARARDALAPAAGEWAGAASGVLTFGPVTEHLRQLDAGLSPDAPGTRLLTF
- a CDS encoding Hsp20/alpha crystallin family protein, with the protein product MVLTFDPFREFDRLAGQMFGTGSAVSGAAGLAMPMDLYRSGDHFVLHCDLAGVDPGSVQIDVDRRVLTIRAERSARTDDDVQWLRRERPTGTFERRLTLGDGLDLDKISATWQDGVLTLTIPVAEAAKPRRIEITTGKQHEVVEGSTTQAPALTES
- a CDS encoding TIGR03619 family F420-dependent LLM class oxidoreductase produces the protein MRLGVNLPQTQRYDLARDVTEFARAAEEIGFDSLWVYERLLAPQDTSGAHGLYGVPGLPWPQSYAHTTDALVTLTLAAAVTSRVELGTGVLVPGLHLPLRLARSLAALDAAAGGRLIAGLGSGWSIDEFEATAPRPIAERGAALDEFLDIAAAVWGPDPVSYANDRYRLAPSRINPKPARRVPVYLAGGNRAALDRIVRRADGWLPTGIPPQRVARVLARLRAQATAAGRDPAGIGCVFQLGVRSLDAVPAAGRAPYTGSPAQLAEDVAALAAAGVDHVYVTLSSAARDLQELIAAARALHAAVRATGL
- a CDS encoding Hsp20/alpha crystallin family protein, with translation MAESMIPADGAPAGPWDPWRQVQDLQSRFDELFDGAFGALGGGGWRSPADLTETFEAYVIELDVPGLRADDLTIESSGAELRVRGGTAGRPRGGWSRGRTRRIGRFAYRISLPADADPDRITAELADGVLTIRVAKRDTAGPRRIEITTG
- a CDS encoding aquaporin translates to MMVTAVRPRRAPARTLTRVLRPTPADLRMALGECGLTTAFMFTVSTLVRWGAGPAHPGGPTAGSWLRGLVVSTLVGLTIVGFVLSRPGRWTGAQMNPAITLALLVFGRMPARRVLPYVVAQMAASVAATVLARAVWGPALSDAPVRWTVIRPAAGIGGTVVAVVEAAVLAVIIAVLCRALRRAPRVPLPWLMGLMFGLQGALLGQLTGGSANPARQFGPALLSGQTHLLGVYLLAPVAGAVLAAAVARCTELRHR
- a CDS encoding FUSC family protein; translation: MGRRLRRAALPAAEATAAAVLAWVVAGRVLGHAAPVFAPSAALIVLGESRGRRMRQSVEIMLGVAAGVLVAELAVTILGGGTGAIVAVLVLATAPMMAAGASSTLVVQAAASALYLVAVAAPHGDPMPFRFAEALIGGLVALATSQFVAARNPLAPLVAEARRTFAGLAGLLEDIGAALQRGDEPAAEAALDRAHRMHDCAERMRATVRAAGETLRLRVRRRRRLGQIREVEATTHQLDHVVGNVGVLARNAVTVTRLHAAVPAQLSQAVQALAAAVRAAGEALANDLSGHDDPARHAGAAEDSALTAVRIAAELLASGPPLPLAMIIGQIRLTAVDLLRGIGHDHDAVRGRVDEALGLS
- a CDS encoding antitoxin translates to MSFLDKAKDFADKHDEQVDKGIDKAGDQVDNRTGNKYSEQVDKGVDMAQQRTGAGDTQQ
- a CDS encoding permease codes for the protein MTTNTEKDSRIGSLEALAVLLVLLVLLRGRLAGLLSGAGLQTWATVFVSVLVQAAPFLVFGVVLSAVIAVFVPRGFWARALPGHPALAVPAAGVAGVVLPGCECGSVPIAGSLIRRGVTPAAALAFLLAAPAINPIVLTATVVAFPGQPQVAVARGLASLVVAVTMGWLWLRLGRAEWIRLPHRPDLDDTSRARAFWAACRHDVMHAGGFLVLGAAAAATINVLVPARWLQSLAADPVISVLALATLAVLLSICSEADAFVAASLSQFSLTARLVFLVVGPMVDLKLISMQAGVFGRRFAMRFAPATFVAAVLVGTGFGLALR
- a CDS encoding TIGR03943 family putative permease subunit, yielding MTQAVIMLLFGGAIVKATLTDVYLRYVKEGLRPFLLLAGILLVAAAVMTIWYDLRPTRHAEPEDGHGHGHGHHEPRVGWLLLLPVLGLLLISPPALGSYAANQSGSVGPAAASDYPPLPDGDPVEVSLLDYASRAVFDSGRSLAGRTVRLTGFITAGADGRPMLARMVLTCCAADGRPIKIGLAGAPIDAPADAWVELVGVYTSQVGTDPVNRAPIAYLDVRSWQEVDQPKQPYA